The Vespa velutina chromosome 2, iVesVel2.1, whole genome shotgun sequence sequence CCTCGATCGCTCTTTCCATGGCTGCTTATGGCTCGCgcggagaaacagagaaagaattcAAACAAGTTCTTCATCTTCCAGAGGAGTCCGTAGCTAGAACTGGATATTCAAATATCATCAGTACTCTCAACGTAAagaagcatttttttttccttttacctcCTTCCtacatttattaatcttttcgttttcgttgtctatttaaaattataatatagatgtaatttttcatttgaaattacaACCGTGCAGGCCGTCAAAGACGTAGAACTTCGTCTCGCCaacaaaatattcattaacaaGCAATTCAGCGTGAAGCCGAGCTTCCAAGAATTGACTCAATCTGCCTTTTTATCGGCATCGCAAAATTTGGACTTTTCTCAAAACATTCAGGCTGCCGATACCATCAATCAATGGGTCGAGGAACAAACCAACAAACGCATTAAGGATCTTATTAACCCgtgttagtatatatatatatatataatattcccTCTCTTCTATTCCCTACCTTCTTTATCACATATGTCTCCATGTATATTCTAATATGTCTCtatgtttattttcaattgaagCAAACGTAAATGGTGGTACCGCCATGGTGCTCGTCAATGCTGTATACTTCAAGGGCAATTGGAAAACCAAATTTGATCCTAAATTGACCAAAAATGAACCCTTCCACGTTACCAAGAACGAAATTATAAACGTACCCACCATGTCCATGACTGGAAACTTTAAATACGCTGAACTTACTGAATTGAACGCTAAGTTACTCGAGCTTCCATACAAAGTAATTTGGCGCTTGCACGTTGATGCTAAATATTACGTTTAACtgacaaaataatttctcaaattggattggaattttttttcctcaggGCGAAGAATTCAGCATGATCATCATCGTGCCAAACGATATCGACGGATTGGCTGAGCTCGAAGAGAAATTGCCCCAATATG is a genomic window containing:
- the LOC124946813 gene encoding antichymotrypsin-2-like isoform X10 yields the protein MAGPIENRAVQTITDGNNRFSSLFFREVGKENRGNLITSPLSASIALSMAAYGSRGETEKEFKQVLHLPEESVARTGYSNIISTLNAVKDVELRLANKIFINKQFSVKPSFQELTQSAFLSASQNLDFSQNIQAADTINQWVEEQTNKRIKDLINPSNVNGGTAMVLVNAVYFKGNWKTKFDPKLTKNEPFHVTKNEIINVPTMSMTGNFKYAELTELNAKLLELPYKGEEFSMIIIVPNDIDGLAELEEKLPQYDIGELLKKAYKTEVQLHLPKFKIESSLNLNQNLKNLGIKEAFSQSANFEGISDIELKISDVVQKAFIEVNEEGSEAAGASGVSLVTFSLVIPVGFEIDRPFYYSIIKKISGADEAKQKAIVSLFSGHVVEPNN